The Aeromicrobium sp. Leaf245 genome includes a region encoding these proteins:
- a CDS encoding AMP-binding protein — translation MTDATTFLAAFRDTRRPDRPDAVRVGDRTASWSELRRAAAALARDLPDDGPVAVCAEPTLDTVVAVVGCLVAGVPVVPVPPDAGSAEIAHVVADSAATCWVGPPRDGVELPVLALPDGEAGSDGSLPTPAEDDAPAIILYTSGTTGAPKGVVMSHRALRTGIEGLADAWDWTDADVVAHGLPLFHTHGLVLGILGSLHVGSRVVHTGRPTPAAYAAAGGTMYFGVPTVWTRIARDPDAARALAPARLLVSGSAALPVPVFERLRELTGHALVERYGMTETMITLSTRADGERRPGWVGVPVTGARTRVRGEDGQDVPADGETVGRLEVSGPMLFDGYLNLPEVTAEVLAPDGWFSTGDLATKDAHGFHRIVGRESVDLIKSGGYRIGAGEIETSLLAVPEVLEVAVLGLPDEDLGQRIVAYTVVAPGHGTDELAARLVDHVADDLAWHKRPREVRFVETLPRNAMGKVQKKSLLDTAAGAGGGAPA, via the coding sequence ATGACCGACGCGACCACGTTCCTCGCCGCCTTCCGCGACACGCGGCGACCCGACCGTCCCGACGCGGTGCGCGTGGGCGACCGGACCGCCTCCTGGTCCGAGCTGCGCCGTGCCGCGGCCGCACTCGCGCGGGACCTTCCCGACGACGGACCGGTCGCGGTCTGCGCCGAGCCGACCCTCGACACGGTCGTGGCGGTGGTCGGGTGCCTCGTCGCCGGCGTGCCCGTGGTCCCGGTGCCCCCCGACGCCGGGTCGGCCGAGATCGCCCACGTGGTCGCCGACTCCGCCGCCACCTGCTGGGTCGGGCCGCCACGCGACGGGGTGGAGCTTCCCGTCCTCGCCCTGCCCGACGGCGAGGCGGGGTCCGACGGCTCGCTGCCGACGCCGGCCGAGGACGACGCACCCGCGATCATCCTCTACACCTCCGGCACCACCGGCGCTCCCAAGGGCGTGGTCATGAGCCACCGTGCGCTGCGAACCGGCATCGAGGGGCTCGCCGACGCCTGGGACTGGACCGATGCCGACGTGGTCGCCCACGGGCTCCCCCTCTTCCACACGCACGGACTGGTGCTCGGCATCCTCGGGTCGCTGCACGTCGGGTCCCGCGTGGTGCACACCGGGCGGCCCACCCCTGCCGCCTACGCCGCCGCCGGCGGGACGATGTACTTCGGCGTGCCCACCGTGTGGACGCGGATCGCCCGCGACCCCGACGCCGCGCGGGCCCTCGCCCCGGCACGTCTGCTGGTCTCGGGCAGCGCGGCCCTGCCGGTCCCCGTGTTCGAGCGGCTGCGCGAGCTGACCGGCCACGCGCTCGTCGAGCGGTACGGCATGACGGAGACCATGATCACGCTCAGCACGCGCGCCGACGGCGAGCGTCGTCCCGGCTGGGTCGGCGTCCCCGTGACGGGCGCTCGGACGCGGGTGCGGGGCGAGGACGGGCAGGACGTGCCCGCGGACGGTGAGACCGTCGGCCGGCTCGAGGTGAGCGGTCCGATGCTCTTCGACGGCTACCTGAACCTGCCCGAGGTCACCGCCGAGGTGCTCGCCCCCGACGGCTGGTTCTCGACCGGCGACCTCGCGACGAAGGACGCCCACGGCTTCCACCGCATCGTCGGTCGCGAGTCGGTCGACCTGATCAAGTCTGGCGGCTACCGCATCGGGGCGGGAGAGATCGAGACCTCGCTGCTCGCCGTGCCGGAGGTGCTGGAGGTTGCGGTCCTGGGCCTCCCGGACGAGGACCTCGGCCAGCGCATCGTCGCCTACACGGTGGTGGCCCCGGGGCACGGGACCGACGAGTTGGCGGCCCGCCTGGTGGACCACGTGGCCGACGACCTGGCCTGGCACAAGCGACCGCGGGAGGTCCGGTTCGTCGAGACGCTCCCGCGCAACGCGATGGGCAAGGTGCAGAAGAAGTCCCTGCTCGACACGGCAGCGGGCGCGGGCGGCGGCGCACCTGCCTGA
- a CDS encoding SLC13 family permease: MTGQLVALGIFVVVFGIAAARNVNIGIVLFPVAAVVGLWLADMTLEEVVAGFPLSILVLLVGVTYFFGIAHSNGTIDWLIDTSLAKVGDRDAVLPTTFFLLTAAVSAMGAPLGGLVMAPMGMSIARKRGIDPMLMALSMGCGLSAGAFAPTSLFGIITWGTADSAGIDLSPLLLFAVAVVVNLVLLAVAHLLFGRRRGVRGESRLERTLVARGSALPEYGQSSLSLDGPAGSSDDAPRDPGRPKPHQVLTMVCMVALVVAVVVMALGGLEPDIGVIGFGLGAVLALVDPAAGKAAMTRIDWGSVLLVGGIITYVGVLTQMGVIDLLGERAADVGSPVVAALLLCAAAGLISAFASTTGMLAALVPLALPLIADGGIPGWAMICAIGVCASIVDVSPFSTVGATYVATTVDPDERPRMTSLLTRWGLSMVVIGPVALTLTLILPGMVLS, from the coding sequence ATCTTCGTCGTCGTCTTCGGCATCGCCGCCGCCCGCAACGTGAACATCGGCATCGTCCTGTTCCCCGTCGCCGCGGTGGTCGGCCTCTGGCTCGCCGACATGACGCTCGAGGAGGTGGTCGCCGGGTTCCCGCTCAGCATCCTCGTCCTGCTCGTCGGCGTGACCTACTTCTTCGGCATCGCCCACAGCAACGGCACCATCGACTGGCTCATCGACACCTCGCTGGCGAAGGTCGGGGACCGCGACGCGGTGCTCCCGACGACGTTCTTCCTGCTGACCGCCGCCGTCTCCGCCATGGGCGCACCTCTCGGCGGCCTGGTGATGGCGCCCATGGGCATGAGCATCGCCCGCAAGCGCGGGATCGATCCCATGCTGATGGCCCTGTCGATGGGCTGCGGACTGAGCGCGGGCGCCTTCGCGCCCACCAGCCTGTTCGGCATCATCACGTGGGGCACGGCCGACAGCGCGGGCATCGACCTCAGCCCCCTCCTGCTGTTCGCCGTGGCCGTCGTCGTCAACCTCGTGCTGCTGGCCGTTGCGCACCTGCTGTTCGGACGTCGCCGCGGCGTGCGCGGGGAGTCACGCCTGGAGCGCACGCTCGTCGCCCGCGGATCGGCACTGCCCGAGTACGGGCAGTCGTCGCTCTCCCTGGACGGTCCTGCCGGCTCCTCCGACGACGCGCCCCGCGACCCCGGTCGACCGAAGCCCCACCAGGTGCTGACCATGGTCTGCATGGTCGCGCTCGTCGTCGCCGTCGTCGTGATGGCGCTGGGCGGGCTGGAGCCCGACATCGGGGTGATCGGCTTCGGGCTCGGCGCCGTCCTCGCGCTCGTCGACCCCGCCGCGGGCAAGGCCGCGATGACCCGCATCGACTGGGGCTCGGTCCTGCTCGTGGGCGGCATCATCACCTACGTCGGCGTGCTCACCCAGATGGGTGTCATCGACCTGCTCGGCGAGCGCGCGGCCGACGTCGGGTCCCCCGTCGTCGCCGCCCTGCTCCTGTGCGCCGCCGCCGGTCTGATCTCCGCCTTCGCGTCGACCACCGGCATGCTCGCCGCGCTGGTCCCGCTCGCCCTCCCGCTCATCGCCGACGGCGGCATCCCCGGTTGGGCCATGATCTGCGCGATCGGCGTGTGTGCGTCGATCGTCGACGTCTCACCGTTCTCCACCGTGGGCGCGACGTACGTCGCCACCACCGTCGACCCCGACGAGCGGCCCCGGATGACCAGCCTGCTGACCCGGTGGGGGCTGTCCATGGTGGTCATCGGCCCGGTCGCCCTGACCCTCACCCTGATCCTGCCTGGGATGGTGCTCTCATGA